The following are from one region of the Georgenia sp. M64 genome:
- a CDS encoding SDR family oxidoreductase, giving the protein MTERGRADGARPTDGGARPAGEGARPAGGRSVLDGRALVTGGTSGIGLAFAHALAARGCPLVIVARDAARLEKTADQLRWRYGVDVETIRADLSETTDVATVVERLVDPTSPVEILINNAGRGLHSPLLGEDLSEHDDALDLMVRAVLHLGGAAGRVMSERGHGVIVNVGSVQAFIAMGAYSALKAWVYSYSEALALELEGSGVQVTTLLPGWVRTEFHDRAGVSRSKIPEVLWLDPERVVAECLADVERGRPRSTPSHRYKVLAFLAQYAPRPAVRFVAARIVRLRRR; this is encoded by the coding sequence ATGACCGAGCGGGGCAGGGCCGACGGCGCACGTCCGACCGACGGCGGCGCACGTCCGGCCGGCGAGGGCGCACGTCCGGCGGGCGGTCGCAGCGTCCTCGACGGCCGTGCCCTCGTCACCGGCGGCACCTCGGGCATCGGCCTCGCCTTCGCCCACGCCCTGGCCGCCCGCGGCTGCCCCCTCGTCATCGTCGCCCGCGACGCCGCCCGCCTGGAGAAGACCGCCGACCAGCTGCGCTGGCGATACGGCGTCGACGTCGAGACGATCCGGGCGGACCTGTCGGAGACCACCGACGTCGCGACGGTCGTCGAGCGCCTGGTCGACCCCACCTCGCCGGTGGAGATCCTCATCAACAACGCCGGCCGGGGCCTGCACAGCCCGCTGCTGGGCGAGGACCTCTCCGAGCACGACGACGCGCTCGACCTCATGGTCCGCGCCGTCCTCCACCTCGGCGGGGCCGCCGGTCGTGTCATGAGCGAGCGTGGCCACGGCGTCATCGTCAACGTCGGCTCGGTCCAGGCGTTCATCGCCATGGGCGCCTACTCCGCCCTCAAGGCGTGGGTGTACAGCTACTCCGAGGCCCTCGCCCTCGAGCTCGAGGGCTCCGGCGTCCAGGTCACCACGCTGCTGCCGGGGTGGGTGCGCACCGAGTTCCACGACCGCGCCGGGGTCTCGCGCTCGAAGATCCCCGAGGTGCTGTGGCTCGACCCCGAGCGCGTGGTCGCCGAGTGCCTCGCGGACGTCGAGCGTGGTCGGCCCCGGTCCACGCCGTCGCACCGGTACAAGGTGCTCGCCTTCCTCGCCCAGTACGCCCCGCGCCCCGCGGTCCGGTTCGTGGCCGCGCGCATCGTCCGGCTGAGGAGGCGCTGA
- a CDS encoding lysophospholipid acyltransferase family protein yields MEQLTRFRSVTHRWARFVAQRWILGGIVGTFTSTSVEGADNLEGLTDPFVVVANHSSHMDATVLVTRLPYRVTRRLAVAAAADYFFNTWWRRFLTGLFFNSYPVHRTGQGKGKGMSQRLLAEGVPILIFPEGTRARDGVMKAFKPGAAALCIKENVPCVPVALIGTHDAMPVGRSWPKPGRPPIRLLVGRPMRPRPGEKARDFNDRVAARVRAMLTMQTPYVLGDHVVPGGEDDHVDGAGGQRPDQPRAQQEEAS; encoded by the coding sequence ATGGAGCAGCTCACCCGCTTCCGGTCGGTGACGCACCGGTGGGCCCGGTTCGTCGCGCAGCGGTGGATCCTCGGTGGGATCGTCGGGACGTTCACCTCGACCTCGGTGGAGGGGGCGGACAACCTCGAGGGGCTGACCGACCCGTTCGTCGTCGTCGCCAACCACTCCAGCCACATGGACGCCACCGTCCTGGTCACGCGCCTGCCCTACCGGGTCACGAGGCGCCTGGCGGTCGCGGCCGCGGCGGACTACTTCTTCAACACGTGGTGGCGGCGGTTCCTCACCGGGCTGTTCTTCAACTCCTACCCCGTGCACCGCACCGGCCAGGGCAAGGGCAAGGGCATGTCGCAGCGGCTGCTCGCCGAGGGGGTGCCGATCCTCATCTTCCCCGAGGGCACCCGTGCGCGGGACGGGGTGATGAAGGCCTTCAAGCCCGGCGCCGCGGCGCTGTGCATCAAGGAGAACGTGCCGTGCGTGCCCGTCGCGCTCATCGGCACGCACGACGCGATGCCCGTCGGGCGGAGCTGGCCGAAGCCCGGCCGCCCGCCCATCCGGCTGCTGGTGGGCCGGCCGATGCGGCCCCGCCCGGGCGAGAAGGCCCGCGACTTCAACGACCGCGTGGCCGCCCGGGTGCGCGCGATGCTCACCATGCAGACCCCGTACGTCCTGGGTGACCACGTGGTCCCCGGCGGGGAGGACGACCACGTCGACGGCGCGGGCGGGCAACGCCCCGACCAGCCGCGAGCGCAGCAGGAGGAGGCTTCGTGA